A single window of Nematostella vectensis chromosome 4, jaNemVect1.1, whole genome shotgun sequence DNA harbors:
- the LOC5512877 gene encoding uncharacterized protein LOC5512877, which translates to MTSHTNHTVFCKYDCTAKHCELILRLASCPDNKRLVKGLASLKQSLYEKLQEGWNPHSNVDDPLEEFQWPLVHWACVLGKDYALEWLFKMNFRPNAVNEKTGETAVHKMLHSLYGVCQHGGISIQQTFSKFLDLLRMLTSHDCDLLLIPESSKGNTALHTCATLIIRQEGATSELEYYEYCMTAILRRITAHKTSVTNIAFDALNYKNKKNKTVLHILAKKNISINILRYLVRKFGDRIDLSIEDWKNRTAMDVAVNKGASSIVQLLKTIGNKPIKVSGLTKNGGKKAEPIEIQDEEVPDKTDEVTRKAEKQNTPKLSSLFEKGKSVSEVRIKESLSSSTTSSSTSSASTTVFHCDQFIPEDGMEPVLSRLMTHQSEKVTSSAYVSKDTLGVAMEVVSLSGTVEIDTSNEVDIQSGELLERVQGHSSAPGAQLQESVSSGVKDELSEGAFEEKIPERPTAFSPASVGVASCSSSGDRSVISPDRDSGIGELLEGRVSSSPLIKLIHEEKDVVSILQARLEDKRERLRHELHEYTQNIQSNQNREGATVVTLREILKERDDLIKRDLQDAGRREKLVKELKELDASRTKTRLRMTEIEQKIAELRKASESFRSDFTKKKECYNYMKRKLLEYDEALSEISSKEGSHAAKKEKLS; encoded by the coding sequence atgacgtcacacaccaATCACACAGTATTCTGCAAATATGATTGCACGGCTAAGCACTGTGAGCTGATTCTTCGCCTTGCCTCTTGTCCAGACAACAAAAGACTAGTTAAAGGCTTAGCAAGTCTCAAACAGTCTTTATATGAAAAGCTGCAGGAAGGCTGGAACCCTCATTCAAATGTGGATGACCCATTGGAGGAGTTTCAGTGGCCTCTTGTTCACTGGGCCTGTGTGCTAGGCAAGGATTATGCTTTAGAATGGCTCTTTAAAATGAACTTTCGGCCAAATGCTGTAAATGAGAAAACTGGTGAAACAGCAGTTCACAAAATGTTACACAGTTTGTATGGGGTATGCCAGCATGGAGGTATCTCAATCCAGCAGACATTTAGCAAGTTTTTGGACTTGCTGAGAATGCTGACTTCACATGATTGTGACCTTCTGTTAATTCCCGAGTCATCTAAGGGCAACACAGCACTCCATACATGTGCAACGCTTATCATTCGCCAAGAAGGTGCCACATCTGAATTGGAATACTATGAATATTGTATGACTGCCATATTACGCCGTATAACAGCACACAAGACCTCTGTCACCAACATTGCTTTCGATGCTTTGAACtacaaaaataagaagaataAAACTGTTCTTCATATATTGGCAAAAAAGAATATCTCTATTAATATCTTGAGGTACCTTGTAAGGAAGTTTGGTGATAGGATTGACCTGAGCATTGAAGACTGGAAGAACAGAACTGCTATGGATGTCGCAGTGAACAAAGGTGCATCATCTATCGTGcagcttttaaaaacaatCGGTAATAAACCTATTAAGGTAAGTGGCTTAACCAAAAATGGCGGGAAGAAGGCAGAGCCTATTGAAATACAAGACGAGGAGGTGCCAGATAAAACTGACGAAGTGACGAGGAAAGCTGAAAAACAGAATACGCCTAAACTATCTTCATTGTTTGAAAAGGGCAAAAGTGTATCAGAAGTTCGAATCAAggaatcattatcatcatcaacaacatcatcgtcAACGTCATCAGCATCAACAACAGTATTCCATTGTGATCAATTCATACCAGAAGATGGTATGGAACCTGTACTATCTAGGTTAATGACTCATCAGTCAGAAAAAGTAACATCATCTGCGTATGTGTCCAAAGATACTTTGGGTGTGGCTATGGAGGTTGTCTCCCTAAGTGGCACCGTAGAGATTGACACTAGTAACGAGGTAGATATTCAAAGTGGGGAGCTTCTTGAGAGGGTTCAGGGCCACTCGTCCGCACCAGGAGCTCAGTTACAAGAAAGCGTATCTAGTGGCGTCAAAGATGAACTAAGTGAAGGAGCCTTTGAGGAAAAGATTCCTGAAAGGCCCACTGCTTTTAGTCCGGCTTCTGTCGGCGTTGCGAGTTGTTCTTCGTCAGGAGACAGGTCAGTTATCAGTCCTGACAGAGATAGCGGCATCGGGGAGCTTTTAGAAGGTAGAGTATCATCCAGTCCTCTAATAAAGCTCATACACGAAGAGAAAGACGTTGTGTCTATCCTGCAAGCGAGACTCGAAGACAAAAGAGAGAGACTTCGACACGAGCTGCATGAGTACACGCAAAACATCCAGAGTAACCAGAATCGCGAAGGAGCCACCGTCGTTACTCTTCGAGAGATTCTGAAGGAGCGAGATGATCTGATCAAACGCGACCTGCAGGATGCCGGCAGAAGAGAGAAGCTTGTGAAGGAACTCAAGGAGCTGGATGCTTCTAGAACAAAGACACGGCTTAGAATGACAGAGATAGAGCAAAAGATTGCGGAGCTGAGGAAGGCTTCAGAGAGCTTCAGGTCAGACTTTACCAAGAAGAAGGAATGCTATAATTACATGAAGAGGAAGTTGTTAGAGTACGATGAAGCGTTGAGTGAAATCTCTAGTAAGGAAGGTTCTCATGctgcaaaaaaagaaaaactttcCTAG
- the LOC5512892 gene encoding matrix metalloproteinase-14, producing MNLWLVLGVLLQWVCISDTAPIAQDYLTRYGYLDAPNRKTGAIRSRQDLSRAIRQFQRYTGLQETGIMDAATKSKMEQPRCGLPDIVGTSENARRKRRYALQGSRWEKSEITYRFASYGNDLSRTAVRRIFARAAKLWSDKMQLNIKETSDAKADFTVSFNSYDHGDGDPFDGPGGTLAHAFFPQYGGDLHFDDSETYTEGKDAGVNLLFVAAHELGHTLGLSHSDVWQSVMAPYYPGYKANLELHEDDVKGIRHLYGSRTSSTIPTSSSGGPDKPAGGGPDTCTTDLDTVVVAGDGNTYAFKDAYVWKLRETGFAPGYPQLISKLWPGLPDSLDAAVGWGEDITFFFKGKLYWKYQGFKVYPDYPKRISNWGLPGSVDKIDAAFVWGRNGRTYFIKDDKYYRHNPYSGVIDNGYPRPLSVWPGLPERVDAAVQDARGITFFFYKNYYFRFDDDRFRVDYGYPKSMNKVWLGCETAGQELNKNKTVMGCPCTCGAKGMADSQIHQFILALSLLFVQLL from the exons GACTATCTCACACGGTATGGCTACCTGGACGCTCCTAACCGTAAAACGGGTGCCATCCGATCCCGGCAAGATCTTTCTCGAGCTATCCGCCAATTCCAGCGCTACACAGGACTACAAGAAACAGGAATCATGGACGCCGCTACTAAAAGCAAAATGGAGCAGCCTAGATGTGGGCTTCCGGACATTGTCGGCACTTCGGAAAACGCTCGGCGAAAGCGCAGATACGCTCTTCAGGGAAGTCGCTGGGAGAAGTCCGAGATAACATACCGATTCGCCAGCTACGGAAACGACTTATCACGAACGGCCGTTCGCAGAATATTCGCCAGGGCAGCGAAGTTATGGAGTGATAAGATGCAGCTTAACATCAAAGAAACATCAGACGCTAAAGCTGACTTTACTGTGAGCTTTAATTCGTATGACCACGGTGATGGCGATCCTTTCGATGGACCAGGGGGTACGCTCGCGCATGCGTTCTTTCCACAGTATGGGGGAGACTTGCACTTTGATGATTCGGAGACTTATACCGAGGGCAAAGACGCCGGTGTCAATCTGTTGTTT GTCGCCGCTCACGAGCTCGGCCACACGCTTGGTCTGTCTCACTCTGATGTCTGGCAGTCCGTCATGGCGCCGTATTACCCAGGATACAAGGCGAACCTCGAGCTTCACGAAGATGACGTGAAAGGCATACGCCATCTTTATG ggAGCCGTACGTCTTCGACAATACCAACCTCATCGTCTGGTGGTCCGGACAAGCCTGCTGGTGGTGGTCCGGACACGTGTACTACCGATCTAGATACAGTGGTTGTCGCAGGTGATGGAAACACCTACGCCTTCAAG GATGCTTATGTCTGGAAGTTGCGAGAGACTGGATTCGCCCCAGGCTACCCTCAGCTTATCAGCAAACTCTGGCCTGGGCTCCCTGATAGCCTAGACGCGGCGGTGGGCTGGGGAGAAGATATCACTTTCTTCTTCAAAGGCAAATTGTACTGGAAATACCAAGGATTCAAAGTGTATCCAGATTACCCCAAGAGAATAAGCAACTGGGGTTTACCGG GTTCCGTTGACAAGATTGACGCAGCTTTTGTCTGGGGCCGCAACGGCCGAACGTACTTCATCAAAGATGACAAATATTACCGTCACAACCCCTATTCTGGAGTCATCGACAACGGTTACCCAAGACCCCTATCGGTCTGGCCGGGCCTGCCCGAACGCGTCGACGCCGCTGTACAAGATGCGCGCGGTATCACATTTTTCTTCTACAAAAACTATTACTTCCGGTTTGATGATGATAGGTTCCGTGTGGATTATGGGTATCCAAAATCTATGAACAAGGTGTGGCTTGGGTGTGAGACCGCTGGGCAGGAACTTAATAAGAACAAGACGGTAATGGGCTGCCCTTGTACTTGTGGTGCTAAAGGAATGGCCGACTCTCAGATACATCAGTTTATACTCGCTCTTTCTCTGCTTTTTGTTCAATTATTATAG